AGCACCTCGTCGATCGTCGCTTGCGCGCGCTCGCGCGAGCGCGAGAGCACCAGCACCCGCGCGCCCTCGCGCGCCAACGTCGCCAGCGTCGCGCTCCCGACCCGGCCGGTCGCGCCCGCCAAGACCACCGCATCGCCTTGCAACAGCATCAACGAGCCTTCCGCCGCGCCGCGGCCCTCGCCTCCGGCGGCGCACGGAAGCAACCGGCGACGTGGTCGTTCACGACGCCCACGGCTTGCAGAAAGGCGTAGCAGATCGTCGACCCGACGAAGCCGAAGCCGCGCTTGCGCAGATCGGCGCTGAGCCGATCCGAGAGCTCGTCGTGCGCGGGGACGTCGGCGCCGGTGCGCGGGCGGTGCACGATCGGCACGCCGCCGGTATAGGCCCACAGATAGGTCGCGAACGAGCCGTGCTCGCGCTGCACGGCGAGGAACGCCTTCGCGTTGCGCACCGACCACTCGATCTTTCCCGCGTGCCGGACGATGCCCGGATCCGCCAGCAGCCGCGCCGTGCTGCGCGCGTCGAAGCGCGCGACCGCGGCCGGATCGAAGTCGCGGTAGGCGCGGCGGTATGCCTCCCGTTTGCGCAGGATCGTCGACCACGACAGCCCGGCCTGCGCGCCTTCGAGCACCAAGAACTCGAACAGCACGCGATCGTCGTGCACCGGCACGCCCCATTCGTCGTCGTGATAGGCGATCATCTGCGGATCGCTGCCCGCCCACGCGCAGCGGTGCACTTGCGTCATCGATCGACCTCCGCGCGTTTGCTTAAGGCCACGTGATTAACCCAACGATAAGTCGAGCGCGCTACGCTGCGCGACGTGCTTGCCTACATTCGGCCGCGCGTCTTGGTGACGAGCGCGGCGCTCTTCTTCGCACTCGCAGCCAATGCGAGCAACGTTTTTGCGCAGACGGCTCCCACGCCTGCGAAGTACAACCGCGCTCAGCTCGAATACGACTTCTGAGTCGGTCGCGGCGGCGCTTCACGGCGCCGCCGCGGCATGCCCGAAGCCCCAGAACAGGCCGACGGTCGCGCCGCGACGCGCGTAGACGGGGACTCCGGTGAAGCGGTCGTGCTGGTCGCCGAGCT
The window above is part of the Candidatus Sulfotelmatobacter sp. genome. Proteins encoded here:
- a CDS encoding DNA-3-methyladenine glycosylase I; the encoded protein is MTQVHRCAWAGSDPQMIAYHDDEWGVPVHDDRVLFEFLVLEGAQAGLSWSTILRKREAYRRAYRDFDPAAVARFDARSTARLLADPGIVRHAGKIEWSVRNAKAFLAVQREHGSFATYLWAYTGGVPIVHRPRTGADVPAHDELSDRLSADLRKRGFGFVGSTICYAFLQAVGVVNDHVAGCFRAPPEARAAARRKAR